In one window of Juglans regia cultivar Chandler chromosome 3, Walnut 2.0, whole genome shotgun sequence DNA:
- the LOC118348025 gene encoding uncharacterized protein LOC118348025, with the protein MACSFFRKFLTYLSSDDELDIVLNAETDGESSRYRGNCQHQKFIQRDHIQGHERLFLDYFAENSVEAYEPYFIQRRDNTGRLGFSSMQKITVAFRMLAYGVTGYFMDEYIRIRESIAIESLKKFYKTIEALIACIGSGKIVSLPGKRYFIFTEFAQGRAPRVNYTINDNDYTMGYYLADGIYLKWSMFVKTIPSP; encoded by the exons ATGGCTTGTTCTTTCTTTCGCAAATTTCTCACATATTTGTCATCTGATGATGAGTTGGATATTGTTCTTAATGCCGAGACTGATGGAGAGTCATCGAGATATCGTGGCAATTGCCAACATCAGAAGTTTATTCAacgtgatcatattcaagggcatgagCGCCTTTTTCTCGATTATTTTGCAGAAAATTCT GTAGAGGCTTACGAGCCCTACTTCATTCAGAGAAGAGATAATACCGGAAGACTTGGTTTctcttctatgcaaaagataactGTAGCATTTAGAATGCTGGCGTATGGGGTTACTGgatattttatggatgaatacatacgtATTAGAGAAAGCATCGCAATTGAGAGCCTCAAAAAATTCTATAAGACAATC GAAGCATTGATTGCGTgcattggaagtggaaaaattgtCTCGCTGCCTGGAAAG agatattttattttcacggAATTTGCCCAAGGGCGTGCTCCTCGagtcaattacacaatcaatgaCAACGACTACACTATGGGGTACTATCTTGCCGATGGTATTTATCTTAAGTGGTCAATGTTTGTGAAGACGATTCCATCACCTTAA